A region from the Takifugu rubripes chromosome 22, fTakRub1.2, whole genome shotgun sequence genome encodes:
- the LOC101072201 gene encoding probable cation-transporting ATPase 13A3 isoform X2, which translates to MSDALRGEDARCCTSGKMKMRQGKIINRGLEDEMEVWGYQLCLWKIVLVGVGAVCSGGLLLLLLYWLPEWGVKGTCTPTSLKEAHTLLLRTTDEFRQWFRARLRVISAPGKTPFENVDPQLVAQLPNRDGSIQEHGRKSGERQPVQILYFNHHSTKYYWNDEIQNFEFYKGLEDLKVSCASIHSDHSSGLARTLQAYRALFFGENEIAVRVPSLFKLLIKEVLNPFYIFQFFSVILWSAEDYYYYASAIVFMSVISIATSLYTIKKQYVMLRDMVAAHSVLRVSVCRGNQEMEQAMSTELVPGDVIAIPANGMVMPCDAVLLQGTCIVNESMLTGESVPVTKTSLPSAGEEGAQSYDKEEHKRHTLFCGTLVIQTRFYSGELVKAVVVRTGFSTEKGQLVRSILHPKPTDFKLYRDAYLFLLCLVGVAAIGFIYTIALSIMSKVPAQTIIIESLDIITITVPPALPAAMTVGIVYAQRRLKRVGIFCISPQRINMCGQLNLVCFDKTGTLTEDGLDLWGVHRAASGSFSPPEFDVTGENLVNSTFVACMASCHSLTKIEGELSGDPLDLKMFNATGWVLEEPTEEETSLHNPIMPTVVRPPKNSSPEANQKHSLDQNMELSELITGEIGIVRQFPFSSALQRMSVVVRKLGEKHMDAYLKGAPEVIASLCKQHTVPQSFSETLESYTRQGFRVIALAHRQLESKLSWHRIQTLSRDVIETNMEFLGLIIMQNKIKEETAGVLYQLRQANIRTLMVTGDNMLTAISVARDCGMVQTHERVIIVDAVPPRDFQPASITWRYTENPRDVIDQMVAVHVDEGLFDKQEPSFHFAVSGKAFAVITEHFPQLLQKLLLRAAVFARMTPDQKTQLVEVMQGIDYIVGMCGDGANDCGALKRAHSGISLSELEASVASPFTSTTPNISCVPTLIREGRAALITSFCVFKFMALYSIIQYISVTLLYWILSNLGDFQFLFIDMAIILIIAFTMSLNPAWEELVWRRPPSSLISGPLLCSVLTQIIACLGFQVLAFLLVQQQSWYEIWTPQSDACNAFSSNFSHVDNTTSPKNIKNYENTSLFYVSSFQYLAVAVIFSKGKPFRQPSYKNWPFLLSCVALYAFLFAIMLHPVPAIDNFLEIVCVPHDWRVTLAIIIAANAAVSFLLEEANNRWASSLLSFIFCRRGKPPRARYRSLALKMLDDADWPPSPSSVTYATDPSLTSNRADKHGNAES; encoded by the exons ATGTCTGATGCGCTGAGGGGAGAGGACGCTCG TTGTTGCACTTCTGGCAAAATGAAGATGAGGCAGGGGAAGATTATTAACCGGGGCCTGGAGGAcgagatg gaggtgtggggTTACCAGCTCTGTCTGTGGAAGATCGTCCTGGTGGGTGTAGGTGCCGTCTGCTCCGggggtctcctgctgctgctgctctactggcTGCCCGAGTGGGGCGTGAAGGGCACCTGCACGCCCACCTCGCTGAAGGAAGCGCACACACTCCTGCTCAGAACCACG GATGAGTTTCGACAGTGGTTCCGGGCCAGGCTGCGCGTGATCTCGGCCCCGGGGAAGACGCCTTTCGAGAACGTGGATCCGCAGCTCGTGGCTCAGCTGCCAAACAGAGACGGCAGCATCCAGGAGCACGGCAGGAAATCTGGAGAGAGGCAGCCTGTCCAG ATCCTCTACTTCAACCACCACAGCACTAAATACTACTGGAACGATGAGATACAGAACTTTGAATTCTACAA AGGTTTGGAGGATTTGAAGGTGAGCTGTGCCAGCATCCACTCCGACCACAGCTCCGGACTGGCCAGAACACTGCAGGCCTACAG GGCTTTGTTTTTCGGGGAGAACGAGATCGCCGTCAGAGTGCCGTCTCTTTTCAAACTTCTGATAAAAGAA GTATTAAATCCTTTCTACATCTTCCAGTTCTTCAGTGTTATTCTGTGGAGTGCTGAGGACTATTACTACTACGCCTCAGCAATAGTTTTCATGTCCGTCATCTCGATCGCTACCTCGCTGTACACGATCAAAAAG CAATATGTGATGCTGCGCGACATGGTGGCGGCCCACAGCGTGCTCCGGGTCTCGGTGTGCAGAGGAAACCAAG AAATGGAACAGGCCATGTCCACAGAGCTCGTGCCCGGCGACGTCATCGCCATCCCGGCCAACGGCATGGTGATGCCCTGCGACGCCGTGCTCCTCCAGGGGACCTGTATCGTGAATGAGAGCATGCTGACAG GAGAGAGCGTGCCAGTTACCAAGACCAGTTTGCCCAGTGCGGGCGAGGAGGGGGCGCAGAGCTACGACAAAGAGGAGCACAAGCGACACACCCTGTTCTGCGGCACTCTGGTGATCCAGACCCGCTTCTACTCTGGCGAACTGGTGAAAGCCGTCGTGGTCAGAACAG GCTTCAGCACGGAGAAAGGCCAGCTGGTGCGCTCCATCCTCCACCCCAAACCCACAGATTTCAAGCTCTACCGCGATGCTTATTTGTTCCTGTTGTGTCTGGTGGGGGTGGCAGCCATCGGCTTCATCTACACTATTGCCCTCAGCATCATGAGCAAG GTGCCTGCTCAAACCATCATTATTGAATCTCTggacatcatcaccatcaccgtGCCCCCGGCCTTACCGGCGGCCATGACGGTCGGCATCGTGTACGCACAGCGGCGTCTGAAGCGCGTCGGCATCTTTTGCATCAGTCCTCAGAGGATCAACATGTGCGGTCAGCTGAACCTGGTCTGTTTCGACAAG ACTGGGACCCTGACTGAGGACGGCCTGGACCTGTGGGGTGTCCACAGAGCTGCGTCTGGGAg TTTCTCGCCTCCAGAGTTTGATGTTACCGGGGAAAACTTGGTTAACTCTACATTTGTGGCCTGCATGGCCAGCTGTCACTCGCTGACCAAAATAGAGGGTGAGCTGTCTGGAGACCCCTTAGACCTCAAGATGTTCAACGCTACAGGCTGG gtcCTAGAGGagcccacagaggaggagacctCCCTTCATAACCCCATCATGCCCACAGTTGTACGACCTCCAAAAAACTCCAGCCCTGAAGCCAATCAGAAACATTCACTGGATCAGAACATG GAACTGTCAGAACTTATT aCCGGGGAAATCGGGATCGTGCGTCAATTCCCTTTCTCCTCAGCCCTGCAGAGGATGAGCGTGGTGGTCAGGAAGTTGGGGGAAAAACACATGGATGCTTATTTGAAGGGAGCGCCGGAGGTCATCGCCAGCCTCTGTAAACAGCACACAG TGCCGCAGAGTTTCTCTGAAACCCTGGAGAGCTACACCAGACAGGGCTTCAGGGTTATTGCTCTGGCCCATCGACAGCTGGAGTCTAAACTCTCTTGGCACAGAATCCAGACCCTCAGCAG GGATGTGATAGAAACCAACATGGAGTTCCTTGGTTTGATCATCATGCAGAACAAAATAAAGGAGGAGACTGCTGGTGTTTTATACCAGCTGCGGCAAGCTAACATCCGCACTTTGATGGTGACGG GTGACAACATGCTGACGGCCATCTCAGTGGCTCGGGACTGCGGGATGGTCCAAACGCACGAGAGGGTCATCATTGTGGACGCGGTTCCTCCCAGGGATTTCCAGCCCGCCAGCATCACGTGGCGTTACACTGAAAACCCCCGAGACGTCATCGATCAG ATGGTTGCTGTACACGTCGATGAAGGCCTGTTTGACAAGCAGGAGCCGAGTTTTCACTTCGCTGTGAGTGGCAAAGCCTTTGCCGTGATCACCGAACACTTccctcagctcctgcagaag CTTCTGCTGAGAGCGGCCGTGTTTGCTCGGATGACCCCGGACCAGAAGACCCAGCTGGTGGAAGTAATGCAGGGCATCGA CTACATCGTAGGAATGTGTGGCGACGGCGCCAACGATTGCGGA GCTTTGAAGCGCGCGCACAGCGGGAtctctctgtcagagctggaggcctcCGTGGCGTCACCCTTCACCTCCACCACGCCAAACATCTCCTGTGTCCCCACGCTCATCAG GGAAGGCCGGGCTGCTCTCATTACATCCTTCTGTGTGTTCAAGTTCATGGCTCTGTACAGCATCATCCAGTACATCAGCGTCACGCTGCTCTACTGG ATTCTCAGCAACCTCGGAGACTTCCAGTTCCTCTTCATTGACATGGCCATCATTCTCATCATTGCCTTCACGA TGAGCCTGAACCCGGCGTGGGAGGAGCTGGTGTGGCGCCGGCCTCCGTCCAGCCTTATCTCTGGCCCTCTGCTCTGCTCGGTTCTAACCCAGATCATCGCCTGCCTGGGCTTCCAGGTCCTAGCCTTCCTCTTGGTGCAACAGCAGAGCTGGTATGAGATATGGACCCCTCAGTCTGA TGCCTGTAATGCGTTCAGCTCCAATTTCTCCCACGTCGATAACACAACGAGCCCCAAAAACATCAAGAACTACGAGAACACCAGTCTCTTCTACGTCTCATCCTTCCAGTATCTGGCTGTTGCCGTCATTTTCTCCAAAGGAAAGCCCTTTAGACAGCCCAGCTACAAGAACT GGCCGTTCCTGCTGTCCTGCGTCGCTCTGTATGCGTTTCTTTTCGCCATCATGCTGCATCCTGTCCCCGCCATCGACAACTTCCTGGAG aTCGTGTGTGTTCCTCACGACTGGCGCGTGACACTGGCCATCATTATCGCGGCGAACGCGGCCGTCTCTTTCCTGTTGGAG GAAGCCAATAACCGCTGGGCATCTTCACTACTCTCCTTCATTTTCTGCCGAAGGGGCAAGCCCCCGAGGGCGCGCTACCGGAGCCTTGCACTTAAGATGCTGGATGATGCTGATTGGCCACCCAGCCCCTCCTCCGTCACCTACGCCACCgacccctccctcacctccaaCAGGGCCGACAAGCACGGTAATGCAGAGAGCTGA
- the LOC101065161 gene encoding transcription factor HES-1-A-like encodes MPAGTFERSSPSAVAATPARSGESTPEKHRALSENRKSSKPIMEKRRRARINESLGQLKTLIMEALKKDSSRHSKLEKADILEMTVKHLRNLQRLQLTAAVTTDPSFLGKYRAGFSECVGEVTRFLSTCEGVHSEVRTRLLSHLASCVTQINTINFCTPHPGTSGLGQTGAQMPAASAARMPCKTGSEVHFTAEAMKLYAGFQVVPTPDGQFALIVPSAAVTPLGAQSGHHLSPAAPPVTLDSVWRPW; translated from the exons ATGCCAGCCGGTACTTTTGAAAGATCGTCTCCCTCCGCCGTGGCTGCCACACCGGCACGTTCTGGAGAGTCCACGCCGGAGAAACACCGCGCTCTGTCAGAAAACAGAAAg tcTTCCAAACCAATTATGGAAAAGCGGAGACGTGCGCGCATCAACGAGAGCCTGGGCCAGCTGAAGACCCTCATCATGGAAGCTCTGAAGAAAGAT AGCTCCAGACACTCTAAACTGGAAAAGGCAGACATTCTGGAGATGACAGTGAAGCACCTCAGGAACCTCCAGAGACTTCAGCTGACTG ctgccgtgACCACAGACCCGTCGTTCCTGGGTAAATACAGAGCCGGATTCAGCGAGTGCGTCGGGGAAGTCACCCGTTTCCTGTCCACGTGTGAAGGGGTGCACTCAGAGGTCAGGACTCGCCTCCTGAGTCATTTGGCATCCTGCGTGACCCAGATCAACACCATCAACTTCTGCACACCGCATCCAGGCACATCTGGACTGGGACAAACGGGCGCACAGATGCCGGCAGCTTCCGCTGCACGGATGCCCTGCAAAACCGGCTCGGAGGTGCACTTTACCGCAGAGGCGATGAAGCTTTACGCCGGCTTCCAGGTTGTGCCGACGCCAGACGGACAGTTTGCCCTCATTGTTCCCAGCGCAGCTGTGACGCCGCTGGGTGCACAGAGCGGTCATCACCTGTCACCTGCGGCACCACCGGTCACCTTAGATTCTGTGTGGAGGCCGTGGTAA
- the LOC101071986 gene encoding nucleolin-like, giving the protein MDMTKALKLNGEMMLDKPIKVEKAKIKSAEKATLSAEEKKAITNSKCLYLKNIPYDTTKEDLLKLFKAVDVRFPGGTDGPKKGKTEHCQENNAEKARNKDPRQSFDLKFVGKENGSKGTETKGEKKAKAPASPNNTLFVSNLPYRVKEATLKTVFKKAVSIALPEVNGKKTGFAFIEFATVADAQKALESAQNKKLRKREIRAEFCRTQKADLGEELTKTLIITGLDEKTTAETLKNAFDGAVSARVIVNKKTSASKRFGFVDFESDEVCKEAKKAMEDCQIDGCNVSVAYARAKVERNPSAAADQNTTDLTVDVTPPACDTSRSEGADAAL; this is encoded by the exons ATGGACATGACCAAAGCACTGAAGCTAAATGGAGAGATGATGCTTGATAAACCCATAAAGGTTGAGAAAGCAAAGATTAAAAGTGCAGAAAAAGCGACACTttcagcagaggagaaaaaag CGATCACGAACAGCAAATGTTTGTATCTGAAGAACATTCCGTACGACACAACAAAAGAAGATCTTTTGAAACTCTTCAAGGCTGTGGATGTTAGGTTCCCCGGTGGAACTGATGGTCCCAAAAAAGG AAAAACCGAGCACTGTCAAGAAAATAATGCGGAAAAAGCCAGAAATAAAGATCCAAGGCAAAGTTTTGATTTGAAGTTTGTTGGAAAAGAAAACGGGTCCAAAGGCACAGAAACAAAAGGCGAAAAGAAGGCAAAAG CTCCGGCCTCACCAAACAACACTTTATTTGTGAGCAATTTACCTTACAGAGTGAAAGAAGCAACCCTCAAAACAGTCTTTAAGAAAGCTGTTAGCATTGCCCTTCCGGAGGTGAACGGCAAAAAAACAGG gttcGCCTTCATCGAGTTTGCAACTGTGGCCGATGCACAAAAGGCCTTAGAGTCGGCCCAAAACAAGAAGCTCAGAAAGAGGGAGATCCGAGCTGAATTCTGCCGGACACAGAAGGCAGATTTAGGAGAAG AACTGACAAAAACGCTGATAATAACGGGTCTGGATGAAAAGACAACAGCGGAGACTCTAAAAAATGCTTTCGACGGGGCGGTCAGCGCACGAGTTATTGTTAATAAAAAGACAAGCGCTTCCAAAAG GTTTGGCTTTGTGGACTTTGAGAGTGACGAAGTGTGCAAAGAGGCCAAAAAAGCCATGGAGGACTGTCAGATAGACGGGTGCAATGTGTCTGTGGCATATGCAAGGGCCAAGGTAGAGAGGAacccctcagctgctgcagatcagAACACAACAG ATCTGACGGTGGATGTGACGCCACCAGCATGCGACACTAGTCGCTCAGAGGGAGCAGATGCTGCGTTGTAG
- the LOC101072201 gene encoding probable cation-transporting ATPase 13A3 isoform X1 → MSDALRGEDARCCTSGKMKMRQGKIINRGLEDEMEVWGYQLCLWKIVLVGVGAVCSGGLLLLLLYWLPEWGVKGTCTPTSLKEAHTLLLRTTDEFRQWFRARLRVISAPGKTPFENVDPQLVAQLPNRDGSIQEHGRKSGERQPVQILYFNHHSTKYYWNDEIQNFEFYKGLEDLKVSCASIHSDHSSGLARTLQAYRALFFGENEIAVRVPSLFKLLIKEVLNPFYIFQFFSVILWSAEDYYYYASAIVFMSVISIATSLYTIKKQYVMLRDMVAAHSVLRVSVCRGNQEMEQAMSTELVPGDVIAIPANGMVMPCDAVLLQGTCIVNESMLTGESVPVTKTSLPSAGEEGAQSYDKEEHKRHTLFCGTLVIQTRFYSGELVKAVVVRTGFSTEKGQLVRSILHPKPTDFKLYRDAYLFLLCLVGVAAIGFIYTIALSIMSKVPAQTIIIESLDIITITVPPALPAAMTVGIVYAQRRLKRVGIFCISPQRINMCGQLNLVCFDKTGTLTEDGLDLWGVHRAASGSFSPPEFDVTGENLVNSTFVACMASCHSLTKIEGELSGDPLDLKMFNATGWVLEEPTEEETSLHNPIMPTVVRPPKNSSPEANQKHSLDQNMELSELITGEIGIVRQFPFSSALQRMSVVVRKLGEKHMDAYLKGAPEVIASLCKQHTVPQSFSETLESYTRQGFRVIALAHRQLESKLSWHRIQTLSRDVIETNMEFLGLIIMQNKIKEETAGVLYQLRQANIRTLMVTGDNMLTAISVARDCGMVQTHERVIIVDAVPPRDFQPASITWRYTENPRDVIDQMVAVHVDEGLFDKQEPSFHFAVSGKAFAVITEHFPQLLQKLLLRAAVFARMTPDQKTQLVEVMQGIDYIVGMCGDGANDCGALKRAHSGISLSELEASVASPFTSTTPNISCVPTLIREGRAALITSFCVFKFMALYSIIQYISVTLLYWILSNLGDFQFLFIDMAIILIIAFTMSLNPAWEELVWRRPPSSLISGPLLCSVLTQIIACLGFQVLAFLLVQQQSWYEIWTPQSDACNAFSSNFSHVDNTTSPKNIKNYENTSLFYVSSFQYLAVAVIFSKGKPFRQPSYKNWPFLLSCVALYAFLFAIMLHPVPAIDNFLEIVCVPHDWRVTLAIIIAANAAVSFLLEIVIVDICLWRLVFRGNKGVKHPPEPRPSDPPQEANNRWASSLLSFIFCRRGKPPRARYRSLALKMLDDADWPPSPSSVTYATDPSLTSNRADKHGNAES, encoded by the exons ATGTCTGATGCGCTGAGGGGAGAGGACGCTCG TTGTTGCACTTCTGGCAAAATGAAGATGAGGCAGGGGAAGATTATTAACCGGGGCCTGGAGGAcgagatg gaggtgtggggTTACCAGCTCTGTCTGTGGAAGATCGTCCTGGTGGGTGTAGGTGCCGTCTGCTCCGggggtctcctgctgctgctgctctactggcTGCCCGAGTGGGGCGTGAAGGGCACCTGCACGCCCACCTCGCTGAAGGAAGCGCACACACTCCTGCTCAGAACCACG GATGAGTTTCGACAGTGGTTCCGGGCCAGGCTGCGCGTGATCTCGGCCCCGGGGAAGACGCCTTTCGAGAACGTGGATCCGCAGCTCGTGGCTCAGCTGCCAAACAGAGACGGCAGCATCCAGGAGCACGGCAGGAAATCTGGAGAGAGGCAGCCTGTCCAG ATCCTCTACTTCAACCACCACAGCACTAAATACTACTGGAACGATGAGATACAGAACTTTGAATTCTACAA AGGTTTGGAGGATTTGAAGGTGAGCTGTGCCAGCATCCACTCCGACCACAGCTCCGGACTGGCCAGAACACTGCAGGCCTACAG GGCTTTGTTTTTCGGGGAGAACGAGATCGCCGTCAGAGTGCCGTCTCTTTTCAAACTTCTGATAAAAGAA GTATTAAATCCTTTCTACATCTTCCAGTTCTTCAGTGTTATTCTGTGGAGTGCTGAGGACTATTACTACTACGCCTCAGCAATAGTTTTCATGTCCGTCATCTCGATCGCTACCTCGCTGTACACGATCAAAAAG CAATATGTGATGCTGCGCGACATGGTGGCGGCCCACAGCGTGCTCCGGGTCTCGGTGTGCAGAGGAAACCAAG AAATGGAACAGGCCATGTCCACAGAGCTCGTGCCCGGCGACGTCATCGCCATCCCGGCCAACGGCATGGTGATGCCCTGCGACGCCGTGCTCCTCCAGGGGACCTGTATCGTGAATGAGAGCATGCTGACAG GAGAGAGCGTGCCAGTTACCAAGACCAGTTTGCCCAGTGCGGGCGAGGAGGGGGCGCAGAGCTACGACAAAGAGGAGCACAAGCGACACACCCTGTTCTGCGGCACTCTGGTGATCCAGACCCGCTTCTACTCTGGCGAACTGGTGAAAGCCGTCGTGGTCAGAACAG GCTTCAGCACGGAGAAAGGCCAGCTGGTGCGCTCCATCCTCCACCCCAAACCCACAGATTTCAAGCTCTACCGCGATGCTTATTTGTTCCTGTTGTGTCTGGTGGGGGTGGCAGCCATCGGCTTCATCTACACTATTGCCCTCAGCATCATGAGCAAG GTGCCTGCTCAAACCATCATTATTGAATCTCTggacatcatcaccatcaccgtGCCCCCGGCCTTACCGGCGGCCATGACGGTCGGCATCGTGTACGCACAGCGGCGTCTGAAGCGCGTCGGCATCTTTTGCATCAGTCCTCAGAGGATCAACATGTGCGGTCAGCTGAACCTGGTCTGTTTCGACAAG ACTGGGACCCTGACTGAGGACGGCCTGGACCTGTGGGGTGTCCACAGAGCTGCGTCTGGGAg TTTCTCGCCTCCAGAGTTTGATGTTACCGGGGAAAACTTGGTTAACTCTACATTTGTGGCCTGCATGGCCAGCTGTCACTCGCTGACCAAAATAGAGGGTGAGCTGTCTGGAGACCCCTTAGACCTCAAGATGTTCAACGCTACAGGCTGG gtcCTAGAGGagcccacagaggaggagacctCCCTTCATAACCCCATCATGCCCACAGTTGTACGACCTCCAAAAAACTCCAGCCCTGAAGCCAATCAGAAACATTCACTGGATCAGAACATG GAACTGTCAGAACTTATT aCCGGGGAAATCGGGATCGTGCGTCAATTCCCTTTCTCCTCAGCCCTGCAGAGGATGAGCGTGGTGGTCAGGAAGTTGGGGGAAAAACACATGGATGCTTATTTGAAGGGAGCGCCGGAGGTCATCGCCAGCCTCTGTAAACAGCACACAG TGCCGCAGAGTTTCTCTGAAACCCTGGAGAGCTACACCAGACAGGGCTTCAGGGTTATTGCTCTGGCCCATCGACAGCTGGAGTCTAAACTCTCTTGGCACAGAATCCAGACCCTCAGCAG GGATGTGATAGAAACCAACATGGAGTTCCTTGGTTTGATCATCATGCAGAACAAAATAAAGGAGGAGACTGCTGGTGTTTTATACCAGCTGCGGCAAGCTAACATCCGCACTTTGATGGTGACGG GTGACAACATGCTGACGGCCATCTCAGTGGCTCGGGACTGCGGGATGGTCCAAACGCACGAGAGGGTCATCATTGTGGACGCGGTTCCTCCCAGGGATTTCCAGCCCGCCAGCATCACGTGGCGTTACACTGAAAACCCCCGAGACGTCATCGATCAG ATGGTTGCTGTACACGTCGATGAAGGCCTGTTTGACAAGCAGGAGCCGAGTTTTCACTTCGCTGTGAGTGGCAAAGCCTTTGCCGTGATCACCGAACACTTccctcagctcctgcagaag CTTCTGCTGAGAGCGGCCGTGTTTGCTCGGATGACCCCGGACCAGAAGACCCAGCTGGTGGAAGTAATGCAGGGCATCGA CTACATCGTAGGAATGTGTGGCGACGGCGCCAACGATTGCGGA GCTTTGAAGCGCGCGCACAGCGGGAtctctctgtcagagctggaggcctcCGTGGCGTCACCCTTCACCTCCACCACGCCAAACATCTCCTGTGTCCCCACGCTCATCAG GGAAGGCCGGGCTGCTCTCATTACATCCTTCTGTGTGTTCAAGTTCATGGCTCTGTACAGCATCATCCAGTACATCAGCGTCACGCTGCTCTACTGG ATTCTCAGCAACCTCGGAGACTTCCAGTTCCTCTTCATTGACATGGCCATCATTCTCATCATTGCCTTCACGA TGAGCCTGAACCCGGCGTGGGAGGAGCTGGTGTGGCGCCGGCCTCCGTCCAGCCTTATCTCTGGCCCTCTGCTCTGCTCGGTTCTAACCCAGATCATCGCCTGCCTGGGCTTCCAGGTCCTAGCCTTCCTCTTGGTGCAACAGCAGAGCTGGTATGAGATATGGACCCCTCAGTCTGA TGCCTGTAATGCGTTCAGCTCCAATTTCTCCCACGTCGATAACACAACGAGCCCCAAAAACATCAAGAACTACGAGAACACCAGTCTCTTCTACGTCTCATCCTTCCAGTATCTGGCTGTTGCCGTCATTTTCTCCAAAGGAAAGCCCTTTAGACAGCCCAGCTACAAGAACT GGCCGTTCCTGCTGTCCTGCGTCGCTCTGTATGCGTTTCTTTTCGCCATCATGCTGCATCCTGTCCCCGCCATCGACAACTTCCTGGAG aTCGTGTGTGTTCCTCACGACTGGCGCGTGACACTGGCCATCATTATCGCGGCGAACGCGGCCGTCTCTTTCCTGTTGGAG ATTGTGATCGTTGACATCTGCTTGTGGCGGCTAGTTTTCAGGGGCAATAAAGGGGTAAAGCACCCCCCCGAGCCCCGACCTTCTGATCCACCGCAG GAAGCCAATAACCGCTGGGCATCTTCACTACTCTCCTTCATTTTCTGCCGAAGGGGCAAGCCCCCGAGGGCGCGCTACCGGAGCCTTGCACTTAAGATGCTGGATGATGCTGATTGGCCACCCAGCCCCTCCTCCGTCACCTACGCCACCgacccctccctcacctccaaCAGGGCCGACAAGCACGGTAATGCAGAGAGCTGA